Proteins encoded in a region of the Capra hircus breed San Clemente chromosome 3, ASM170441v1, whole genome shotgun sequence genome:
- the C3H1orf146 gene encoding uncharacterized protein C1orf146 homolog has translation MAESDGKEKIKWTTTIIISSSLKSYEVAAALENRSHKVRYSDSVENGSIIFSLSGVAFLLMDARECFMSAEEIFLAKIEKFINIHQNSFLVLSAALHGPEEWKLMFRIQQRFLGSNLRILPVHNTVNAVNLMCTIAKITSKSYIDSICYRMATTKAYIIEQSPVWKTLQKIKLSGDTFNPN, from the exons ATGGCTGAAagtgatggaaaagaaaaaataaaatggacaaccaccATTATTATTAGCTCATCTCTTAAG agttatgAAGTTGCAGCTGCCCTAGAAAACCGAAGCCACAAGGTTCGGTATTCAGATTCAGTAGAAAATGGatcaattatattttctctttctg GAGTTGCATTTTTATTGATGGATGCTAGAGAATGCTTTATGTCTGCTGAAGAAATATTTCTAGCCAAAATTGAGAAGTTTATTAACATTCACCAAAATAGTTTTTTGGTTCTGTCTGCTGCCCTGCATGGACCTGAAGAATGGAAACTGATGTTCAGGATTCAGCAGAG ATTCCTGGGTAGTAACTTACGGATACTTCCAGTACACAACACAGTAAATGCTGTTAATCTTATGTGCACCATAGCTAAG ATCACCTCCAAATCATACATAGATAGCATCTGCTACAGAATGGCAACAACTAAAGCTTACATCATTGAGCAAAGTCCTGTGTGGAAAACACTTCAAAAGATAAAACTGAGTGGTGATACATTTAACCCAAATTAG